In one Hyphomicrobium sp. 99 genomic region, the following are encoded:
- a CDS encoding UDP-N-acetylmuramoyl-L-alanyl-D-glutamate--2,6-diaminopimelate ligase, whose translation MRLSDVLPADIELPPGAGDIQVTGITAASAAVGPGAIFAGLPGTKVDGASFVSDAVARGAAAVIVGKNKGVTVPAGVALIEIDNPRAALAKIAAKLAGRQPACAVAVTGTSGKTSVADFTRQIFSALGHSAASIGTVGIVKPGGAVYGSLTTPDPVTLHATLAALAEEGVTHLAFEASSHGLDQHRLDGVKLSAAAFTNLGRDHMDYHPTVEAYLDAKLRLFTELLEPGQPAVINADGACAMEVIAAANARGLRVLTVGALGETLKRTSLRREGFRQIIGVDAGGKTYSVDLPLVGAYQVENALVAAGLAIAVGEETGGVLAALGGLKGVPGRLEIIGERNGGLAIVDYAHKPEALAAALDACRPFATGRLISVFGCGGDRDKGKRPIMGRISVDRADITIVTDDNPRSEEPAQIRKEILAGATGAREIGDRGEAISTAVNMMMPGDVVLVAGKGHETGQIIGDRIVPFSDHDEIRRALAS comes from the coding sequence ATGCGGCTTAGCGATGTGCTTCCAGCCGATATCGAATTGCCGCCGGGTGCGGGCGATATCCAGGTAACGGGCATCACCGCGGCGAGTGCCGCCGTCGGGCCGGGTGCGATTTTTGCCGGCCTTCCGGGCACGAAGGTCGACGGCGCGTCGTTCGTTTCCGATGCCGTCGCGCGTGGCGCGGCTGCTGTCATCGTGGGCAAGAACAAGGGTGTCACTGTTCCGGCCGGCGTTGCGTTGATCGAAATCGACAATCCGCGCGCAGCATTGGCGAAAATTGCTGCGAAGCTTGCAGGCAGGCAGCCTGCGTGCGCGGTCGCCGTTACGGGTACGAGCGGCAAGACATCGGTTGCGGATTTTACGCGGCAGATCTTTTCGGCTCTCGGCCATAGCGCCGCGTCGATCGGAACGGTTGGCATCGTGAAGCCGGGTGGCGCAGTCTACGGCTCGCTGACGACGCCCGATCCGGTGACGCTTCATGCAACGCTCGCGGCGTTGGCGGAAGAAGGCGTGACGCATCTTGCGTTCGAAGCGTCGTCGCACGGGCTCGATCAGCATCGGCTCGACGGCGTAAAGCTTTCCGCTGCAGCGTTTACGAACCTCGGGCGCGACCACATGGATTATCATCCGACGGTTGAAGCATATCTCGATGCGAAGCTCAGGCTTTTCACGGAGCTTCTAGAGCCCGGACAGCCGGCGGTGATCAATGCCGACGGAGCCTGTGCGATGGAGGTTATCGCTGCTGCCAACGCGCGTGGCCTTCGCGTGCTGACGGTCGGTGCACTGGGCGAGACGCTGAAGCGCACATCGCTTAGGCGCGAAGGCTTCCGGCAGATCATCGGTGTGGATGCGGGAGGCAAAACTTACTCCGTGGACCTGCCGCTCGTCGGCGCCTATCAGGTTGAGAATGCGCTCGTCGCGGCGGGCCTTGCGATTGCCGTTGGCGAAGAGACGGGCGGAGTTCTCGCGGCGCTGGGCGGCCTCAAGGGCGTGCCGGGACGTCTCGAAATCATCGGCGAGCGAAACGGCGGTCTGGCGATCGTCGATTACGCGCATAAGCCCGAAGCGCTGGCGGCTGCGCTTGACGCGTGCCGGCCGTTCGCGACGGGGCGGCTGATTTCGGTCTTCGGCTGCGGGGGCGATCGCGACAAGGGCAAGCGCCCGATCATGGGGCGGATTTCCGTCGATCGCGCGGACATCACGATCGTGACCGACGACAATCCGCGCAGCGAAGAACCGGCGCAAATTCGCAAGGAAATCCTTGCAGGCGCGACCGGCGCGCGCGAAATCGGTGATCGCGGAGAAGCTATTTCGACGGCGGTGAACATGATGATGCCCGGGGATGTCGTGCTTGTGGCCGGAAAGGGCCACGAAACCGGCCAGATCATCGGCGATCGCATCGTGCCGTTTTCCGATCACGATGAAATTCGGCGGGCGCTCGCGAGTTGA
- a CDS encoding penicillin-binding protein 2, producing the protein MAVDRGDFLIGGAGAQMIRGAAAHTASGLGRMRRRAEAAVYGVLFSSFAVVAVQLLALAAGRHTDIALAISEPVAATSFSRPDIVDRNGRLLATDLEAPSIFADPGVVLDRDEVVEKLSTVLPDLNSSELMRALSDKSRRFVWVRRGVSPAIAQKVHDLGLPGVSFRYELKRAYPGGKMAGHALGYVDVDNRGVAGIEKYIDDKVGVDPVHSAVLSSRSPVRLSLDLGVQHALEDELDDAMKRYQPEGAAGVILNIKTGEILASASLPRVDPNWPTQALDEKRIDRMTGGTYELGSVFKTLTLAMAFDEGLAKPDTVLDVRQPLEAGRFTVTDMHPSRRPLTATEVFTHSSNVGAGMLALEAGPEKLRGFLQKVGILEQMQTEAGAMATPQVPSRWNRATTITASFGHGIAVAPLQFAAAVATLLNGGKTVHPTYLRKFDAGAADGKPVISAQTSRELAELMRANVVDKDGTGRKADVPGYRVGGKTGTADIASKGGYTSNAVISSFLAAFPTDDPQYLTFVVLFEPKGIADTKGNRTGGTNAAPVTGELISRVAAQLGVVPQLATAHQ; encoded by the coding sequence ATGGCCGTTGATCGCGGTGACTTTCTGATTGGAGGCGCGGGCGCGCAGATGATCCGCGGTGCGGCGGCGCACACGGCATCTGGGCTCGGCCGTATGCGGCGGCGAGCGGAAGCTGCCGTCTACGGCGTTTTGTTTTCTTCGTTCGCGGTCGTGGCCGTGCAGTTGCTCGCGCTCGCGGCCGGACGGCATACGGATATTGCGCTGGCAATTTCGGAGCCGGTCGCTGCGACGAGCTTCAGCCGCCCCGATATCGTCGATCGTAATGGTCGTCTGCTCGCGACCGATCTCGAGGCGCCGTCGATTTTTGCCGATCCTGGAGTCGTGTTGGATCGCGACGAGGTTGTCGAAAAGCTTTCGACCGTGCTGCCCGATCTCAATTCATCTGAATTGATGCGCGCACTGTCGGACAAGTCGCGCCGGTTTGTCTGGGTGCGCCGGGGCGTGTCGCCCGCCATTGCGCAAAAGGTTCATGATCTCGGATTGCCCGGCGTTTCGTTCCGTTATGAGCTGAAGCGTGCTTATCCGGGTGGCAAGATGGCCGGACACGCGCTCGGCTACGTCGATGTCGACAATCGTGGCGTCGCGGGGATCGAGAAATACATCGACGATAAAGTTGGCGTCGATCCGGTGCACTCGGCCGTGCTGTCCAGCCGTTCGCCTGTTCGCCTCTCGCTCGATCTTGGGGTGCAGCACGCGCTGGAGGATGAACTCGACGATGCGATGAAGCGCTACCAGCCCGAGGGTGCAGCCGGCGTCATTCTGAATATCAAGACGGGTGAAATTCTCGCGAGCGCGTCGTTACCCCGCGTCGATCCGAATTGGCCGACGCAAGCGCTCGATGAGAAGCGCATTGATCGCATGACGGGCGGGACGTACGAGCTTGGCTCGGTGTTCAAGACGCTAACGCTTGCGATGGCCTTCGACGAGGGACTTGCAAAGCCCGATACCGTTCTCGACGTCAGACAGCCGCTTGAAGCGGGGCGCTTCACGGTGACCGACATGCACCCGTCGCGCCGGCCGCTGACTGCCACGGAAGTCTTCACGCATTCATCGAACGTCGGCGCTGGGATGTTGGCGTTGGAGGCGGGGCCGGAGAAACTACGGGGATTCCTGCAGAAGGTCGGCATCCTCGAGCAGATGCAGACGGAGGCGGGTGCGATGGCGACGCCGCAGGTTCCTTCGCGCTGGAACAGGGCGACGACAATCACCGCTTCGTTCGGCCACGGCATCGCCGTTGCGCCGCTGCAGTTCGCGGCCGCAGTAGCGACGCTCCTCAACGGCGGAAAAACGGTTCATCCAACGTACTTGCGAAAATTCGACGCTGGTGCGGCGGATGGCAAACCGGTGATCAGCGCTCAGACATCGCGCGAACTGGCTGAACTCATGCGCGCCAATGTCGTCGATAAGGATGGCACCGGCCGGAAAGCCGACGTGCCGGGCTACCGGGTCGGTGGCAAGACCGGCACTGCGGATATCGCCAGCAAAGGCGGTTATACGTCCAATGCCGTCATATCCTCGTTTCTCGCGGCGTTCCCGACGGACGATCCGCAATACTTGACGTTCGTCGTACTGTTCGAGCCGAAGGGCATTGCGGACACGAAAGGAAACCGAACGGGCGGCACGAACGCCGCACCCGTTACCGGAGAGCTGATCTCGCGTGTCGCAGCTCAGCTTGGCGTTGTTCCGCAGCTTGCCACTGCCCATCAATGA
- the ftsL gene encoding cell division protein FtsL, whose amino-acid sequence MRLLNVAAFFFAVASALLLYALNYDTRRLEAELQAKERQADRARSDIAVLKAERSTLARPDRIDELARRLGLGPPRAEQFERGREVSELSERQGSANGR is encoded by the coding sequence ATGCGTCTCTTGAATGTTGCCGCTTTCTTTTTCGCAGTCGCGAGTGCGCTGCTTCTTTATGCATTGAACTACGACACGCGCCGCCTTGAGGCTGAGCTTCAGGCTAAGGAGCGACAGGCAGATCGCGCCCGCAGCGACATCGCGGTTTTAAAGGCCGAGCGAAGCACGCTCGCGCGCCCCGATCGCATCGATGAGTTGGCGCGCCGGCTTGGGCTTGGACCGCCGAGGGCCGAGCAATTCGAACGCGGACGGGAAGTCTCCGAACTCAGCGAGCGCCAGGGCAGCGCCAATGGCCGTTGA
- the rsmH gene encoding 16S rRNA (cytosine(1402)-N(4))-methyltransferase RsmH: MTRGGGAEGASQGPAEKPSRHIPVLVSEVLETLAPKDGETYIDGTFGAGGYTRAILKAASCNVLALDRDPTAIANATSLVEEAGGRLKVVQSPFSQMEEAVREHLSGAQVDGVVLDIGVSSMQLDDAERGFSFQSDGPLDMRMSVSGMSAADFVNTAEEEEIANVIYTFGEEHRSRAIARAIVRRRDETQYSRTLELADTVSRVFHGRKIDGRHPATRTFQALRIFVNDELGELGNALSAAERILKPGGRLVVVSFHSLEDRIVKKFLTERSGKTPGSSRHLPPDSIKSRAPSFRIVNSRPLTPSKGELEVNPRARSARLRAATRTDAAVWPLDLDAMGVPRHR, encoded by the coding sequence ATGACGCGCGGAGGCGGGGCAGAGGGAGCCTCGCAGGGGCCGGCTGAAAAGCCTTCGCGCCACATTCCCGTGCTCGTCTCGGAAGTTCTCGAGACGCTCGCACCGAAGGACGGCGAAACCTACATCGACGGCACGTTCGGCGCCGGCGGTTACACGCGCGCAATCCTCAAGGCCGCGAGCTGCAACGTGCTCGCTCTCGACCGCGACCCGACCGCAATCGCCAACGCCACCTCATTGGTCGAAGAAGCGGGCGGCCGGTTGAAGGTCGTCCAATCGCCATTCAGCCAGATGGAAGAAGCGGTTCGCGAGCACTTGTCGGGTGCGCAAGTTGACGGCGTCGTTCTGGATATCGGCGTTTCGTCGATGCAACTCGATGATGCCGAGCGCGGGTTTTCATTTCAGTCCGACGGGCCGCTCGATATGCGGATGTCTGTTTCGGGGATGAGTGCTGCGGATTTCGTCAACACGGCGGAAGAAGAAGAGATCGCCAACGTCATTTATACGTTCGGCGAAGAACATCGCTCGCGCGCAATCGCTCGCGCCATCGTCAGGCGGCGGGACGAGACGCAGTACTCGCGGACGCTCGAACTCGCCGATACCGTCTCGCGCGTTTTTCACGGGCGGAAGATCGACGGGCGGCATCCGGCAACGCGGACGTTTCAAGCGCTCAGGATTTTCGTCAACGACGAGCTAGGTGAACTTGGCAACGCGCTATCGGCAGCGGAGCGCATTTTGAAGCCCGGAGGACGGCTGGTCGTCGTCAGCTTTCACAGCCTCGAAGACAGGATCGTCAAAAAATTTCTTACCGAGCGGAGCGGGAAGACGCCGGGTAGCTCCCGGCATTTGCCACCGGATTCGATAAAATCCCGGGCTCCGAGTTTTCGAATTGTTAACTCACGGCCGTTAACACCTTCTAAAGGTGAATTGGAAGTGAACCCTCGTGCACGGTCAGCACGTTTGCGGGCCGCGACCCGCACCGACGCGGCGGTTTGGCCGTTAGATCTGGACGCAATGGGGGTCCCTCGACACCGATAA
- a CDS encoding division/cell wall cluster transcriptional repressor MraZ produces the protein MDRFVSTFTNKIDAKGRVSIPASFRAVLERDGYAGGIAGGLYCYPSLDAAALDAGGERLAKKIDGLLAGLPDYSDERDELSVALYGDVQVLSIDGDGRIVLPENLRAHANLDAAVSFVGLGEKFQMWEPKRFEARRAEARSKVQVTRKLFAAGSRPSDDGGDEGARE, from the coding sequence ATGGACCGCTTTGTCTCGACATTCACAAACAAGATCGACGCCAAAGGCAGGGTTTCCATTCCAGCCTCGTTCCGCGCCGTACTCGAGCGCGACGGATATGCCGGCGGCATCGCGGGCGGACTCTACTGTTACCCCTCGCTCGACGCTGCTGCACTCGATGCAGGCGGCGAAAGACTTGCAAAGAAAATCGACGGGCTTCTCGCGGGCTTGCCGGACTATTCGGATGAGCGCGATGAGCTGTCTGTCGCACTCTACGGCGACGTCCAGGTTCTCTCGATCGATGGCGACGGCCGCATCGTCCTTCCTGAAAACCTTCGCGCCCACGCCAACCTGGACGCCGCCGTCTCGTTTGTTGGACTTGGTGAAAAATTCCAGATGTGGGAGCCAAAGCGCTTCGAAGCGCGCCGCGCCGAAGCACGAAGCAAAGTTCAGGTAACGCGGAAACTTTTTGCAGCGGGGAGCCGCCCGTCAGATGACGGCGGCGACGAGGGGGCACGGGAATGA
- a CDS encoding DUF2189 domain-containing protein gives MANTISRTPAAQPHAFPGRDLRWPASIIWRDSDPAVRRITTADVWKSLSEGYNDFLAMPTHLVFAGLIYPVIGIILARILFGYGLLSLIYPMVAGLALLGPFLAVGLYELSRKREEGLDITPIRALDVVHRPGMGGIFTLGLMLAAIFVAWLYAANLMYTQIMGGEPASLSDFIHEVFWTGKGTELAIGGNLLGFMIALFVLVTSVVSFPMLVDRHVSIGTAVRTSVRASIENPGPIALWGLIVAVGLLLGAIPLLVGLAIVLPILGHATWHLYRKLVVAPEQAPMRDDSDEEIPAGL, from the coding sequence ATGGCGAACACCATTTCTCGAACTCCAGCCGCACAACCTCATGCGTTCCCGGGCCGCGATTTGAGATGGCCCGCGTCCATCATCTGGCGCGACAGCGACCCTGCGGTCCGCAGAATCACGACAGCCGACGTCTGGAAATCTCTTTCTGAGGGCTACAACGACTTCCTCGCGATGCCGACGCACCTTGTCTTCGCGGGCCTCATCTATCCGGTAATCGGCATCATCCTCGCGCGCATCCTGTTCGGCTACGGACTGCTATCCCTCATCTATCCGATGGTTGCGGGCCTTGCGCTGCTCGGTCCGTTCTTGGCGGTCGGGCTTTACGAGTTGAGCCGAAAACGCGAAGAAGGCCTCGATATCACTCCGATACGCGCGCTCGACGTGGTGCACCGCCCTGGGATGGGCGGAATATTCACGCTCGGCCTTATGCTGGCAGCGATCTTCGTCGCCTGGCTCTACGCCGCGAACCTCATGTACACACAGATCATGGGCGGCGAACCAGCATCGCTTTCGGACTTCATTCATGAAGTCTTCTGGACCGGGAAAGGCACGGAACTCGCCATCGGCGGCAACTTGCTAGGCTTCATGATTGCACTCTTCGTGCTCGTCACCAGCGTCGTGTCGTTCCCGATGCTCGTCGATCGCCATGTAAGCATCGGAACCGCCGTGCGAACCTCCGTCCGCGCCTCGATCGAAAATCCGGGACCAATTGCCCTTTGGGGTTTGATCGTCGCCGTCGGACTCCTGCTCGGCGCGATACCGCTGCTCGTCGGACTGGCGATCGTCCTGCCGATCCTCGGCCACGCAACATGGCATCTCTATCGCAAGCTCGTCGTCGCGCCGGAACAAGCGCCGATGCGAGACGACAGCGATGAGGAGATACCGGCTGGCCTATAA
- the eutB gene encoding ethanolamine ammonia-lyase, which yields MVDLQPWRQIGVPEPRPDELYEITLFDRPYRFLGLKALLGAADFDKAGDRNCGLAAKDDVEREAARSILSGLTLQHLYDRPLTDEQGRVDSVMRINYGIDLDTFAEIAPKTLGEIKNLLLKAKAPEAKRIGGALTGVMAAAIAKLMDVHELVYAAKKLKRSGKARTLVGAPGTLSSRLQPNHPTDDLDAMSALIYTGLSMGSGDALLGLNPAIDTVENISKTLKHLDKLRRETGAPTQICVLSHVKTQLACLESGAPVEIMFQSLAGTDRTLIEEFDVTADVLDQAYTTMAKHGPLAGEAAQFMYFETGQGSELTYGKHNGIDMTTTEALCYGLARRYDPFMVNNVTGFIGPETHRSNFEMIVSNLQDHFMGKLLGLPMGMAPCYTLHSEITMEGQQIAAELLTAAGANYFMDVYLSIDRMLAYFDTCGHDDQTMREVHGLTPAPEFLEWAIGRGIFTRDEDGEVERGPNWGNPKIFCSDEEFERLRKNLPAAYGFESAGPRPTEQVSRAIKANLAAAREAIYAEVTPERLGTIDFRRVKTSAESKEAHLSHPDRGAKPADDMVAELAPERVDVQIIVSDGLSAEAVHHNIPDLLPALLDGLKEQRISAGKPILAPYGRVKLAEALGDALQPKLVINLIGERPGGDALASRSMSAYIAYRLDDDARQDAVKFSGNPDIRYEYTVISNIYSGGLPPSEAAVQIAERVNQILTAKAAGNRLERAIHDRSHNMRAAMGA from the coding sequence ATGGTCGATCTTCAACCGTGGCGGCAAATCGGGGTCCCGGAACCTCGTCCTGACGAACTCTACGAAATCACCCTTTTCGACCGGCCATACCGTTTCCTCGGTTTGAAAGCGCTGCTCGGCGCAGCCGATTTCGACAAGGCGGGCGATCGCAACTGCGGTCTCGCCGCGAAGGACGACGTCGAGCGCGAAGCGGCCCGATCGATCCTCTCGGGTTTGACGCTTCAGCATCTTTACGATCGCCCTCTGACGGATGAGCAGGGCCGGGTCGATTCGGTGATGCGCATTAATTACGGCATCGACCTCGATACCTTCGCGGAGATCGCGCCGAAGACGCTTGGCGAGATCAAAAATCTTCTTCTTAAGGCGAAGGCCCCGGAAGCCAAGCGCATCGGCGGCGCGCTGACTGGCGTGATGGCGGCGGCAATCGCCAAACTGATGGACGTGCACGAGCTCGTCTATGCCGCCAAGAAGCTGAAGCGTTCGGGAAAGGCGCGCACGCTGGTCGGTGCGCCGGGAACGCTGTCGTCGCGGCTGCAACCCAATCATCCGACCGACGACCTCGATGCCATGTCGGCGCTGATTTATACCGGCCTCTCGATGGGGTCGGGCGACGCGCTGCTCGGTCTCAATCCGGCGATCGATACGGTCGAAAATATTTCGAAGACGCTGAAGCATCTCGACAAGCTTCGTCGCGAAACGGGCGCGCCGACTCAGATTTGCGTGCTGTCGCATGTGAAGACGCAGCTCGCCTGTCTCGAAAGTGGGGCGCCGGTCGAGATCATGTTCCAGAGTCTCGCAGGGACCGACCGGACGCTGATTGAAGAGTTCGACGTGACGGCCGACGTTCTCGACCAAGCTTATACGACGATGGCGAAGCACGGGCCGCTCGCGGGCGAAGCGGCGCAGTTCATGTATTTCGAGACCGGCCAGGGCAGCGAGCTGACCTATGGCAAGCACAACGGTATCGATATGACGACGACGGAGGCGCTCTGCTATGGGCTCGCGCGCCGCTACGATCCGTTCATGGTCAACAACGTCACGGGCTTCATCGGGCCGGAAACGCATCGCTCCAATTTCGAGATGATCGTCTCGAATTTGCAGGATCATTTCATGGGCAAGCTCTTGGGGCTGCCGATGGGAATGGCGCCCTGCTACACGCTGCATTCCGAGATCACGATGGAGGGCCAGCAGATCGCAGCCGAATTGCTGACGGCGGCTGGCGCCAACTATTTCATGGACGTCTATCTCTCGATCGACCGGATGCTCGCTTACTTCGATACGTGCGGGCATGACGATCAGACGATGCGGGAAGTTCATGGACTGACGCCTGCGCCGGAATTCCTGGAATGGGCGATCGGGCGCGGAATTTTCACGCGCGACGAAGATGGCGAAGTCGAGCGCGGTCCGAACTGGGGCAATCCGAAGATCTTCTGCTCGGATGAAGAATTCGAACGGCTGCGCAAGAATCTTCCCGCCGCTTACGGCTTCGAAAGTGCGGGTCCGCGGCCAACCGAACAGGTCTCTCGCGCGATCAAGGCGAACTTGGCTGCGGCGCGCGAAGCGATTTACGCTGAGGTGACGCCGGAGCGGTTGGGGACAATCGATTTCCGCCGCGTGAAAACGTCGGCCGAGAGCAAGGAAGCGCATCTCAGTCATCCGGATCGCGGTGCGAAGCCTGCGGACGATATGGTGGCCGAACTCGCGCCGGAGCGGGTGGACGTGCAGATCATCGTTTCGGATGGTCTCTCGGCGGAAGCAGTGCATCACAATATTCCGGATCTTCTTCCGGCGCTGCTCGACGGGCTCAAGGAGCAGCGGATTTCGGCCGGAAAGCCGATCCTCGCGCCGTACGGCCGCGTGAAGTTGGCCGAAGCGCTGGGAGACGCTCTGCAGCCGAAGCTCGTCATCAATCTCATCGGCGAACGGCCGGGCGGCGACGCGTTGGCGTCGCGCAGCATGTCGGCTTACATCGCCTATCGTCTCGACGATGACGCGAGACAGGATGCGGTGAAATTCAGCGGCAATCCGGACATTCGTTACGAATACACGGTGATCTCGAACATCTATTCGGGCGGGTTGCCGCCGAGCGAAGCCGCCGTGCAGATCGCCGAGCGCGTCAACCAGATCCTGACGGCGAAGGCCGCGGGCAATCGTCTGGAGCGTGCGATCCACGATCGTTCACACAACATGCGCGCCGCGATGGGGGCTTAA
- a CDS encoding pentapeptide repeat-containing protein produces the protein MIRRLIGLAFSILMCSAGFAAADQSIGPVLKNAEMNARTITTALFQAKPGARPDFSGKYLVYLDLSELNFKGANLANSDFYGADFTGANLKGADLSHTRLDRAVLMRADLSGANLTGATILRPTIYADLSNNTLDAPHFSGANLTEVHVQAELSGSDFRGADLTRANFYPLEGRPGGGTLATAYGNILKYCDFSGARMRDANMERTVLWFAKFTGADLKGVNFRDADLSRADFAGADISGADFTRADLDGANFVGAIGIAEVKGLDQAINLDRALR, from the coding sequence ATGATCCGCAGGTTGATCGGTTTGGCGTTTTCGATCCTAATGTGCAGCGCGGGTTTCGCGGCTGCGGATCAGTCTATCGGTCCAGTGCTGAAGAATGCGGAGATGAACGCGCGCACCATTACGACCGCGCTGTTTCAGGCGAAACCCGGAGCGAGGCCGGATTTCTCGGGTAAGTATCTGGTCTATCTCGATCTTTCCGAGCTCAATTTCAAAGGCGCGAACCTCGCGAACTCGGATTTCTACGGGGCAGACTTTACCGGCGCCAATCTCAAAGGCGCGGATCTTTCGCATACGCGGCTCGATCGTGCGGTGCTGATGCGCGCTGATCTTTCGGGCGCCAATCTGACCGGCGCGACGATACTGCGGCCGACGATCTATGCAGATCTCTCTAACAACACGCTCGACGCGCCACACTTCTCGGGCGCGAATTTGACGGAAGTGCATGTTCAAGCGGAACTATCCGGTTCCGACTTCAGGGGAGCGGATCTCACGAGGGCGAACTTCTATCCGCTCGAGGGCAGGCCCGGCGGAGGGACGCTCGCGACGGCCTATGGCAACATTTTGAAGTACTGCGATTTCTCGGGCGCGCGGATGCGCGATGCCAACATGGAGCGCACCGTGTTGTGGTTTGCAAAGTTCACCGGCGCTGATCTGAAGGGCGTCAACTTCAGAGATGCCGACCTCTCGCGCGCTGACTTCGCGGGTGCAGACATTTCAGGCGCAGACTTCACACGCGCTGATCTCGACGGCGCAAACTTTGTCGGTGCCATCGGGATCGCGGAAGTGAAAGGTCTCGATCAAGCGATCAATCTTGATCGTGCGCTGCGATAG
- a CDS encoding phosphoethanolamine transferase produces the protein MFKPRRPEFLALIVAIYAALVLNQPFWRKFIEVVDPSRVSDWLIVGSAAAAIVIIAYLVLLALSARPLLRFVVLLFLPVAAAATYFMSEYGIVIDAQMVRNVFETDTREANDLITLKLVAYVVLLGLVPAILFWLTPWTRQSFRSEALGKLKAAALSLVILVGVLAPAWGDFLSLARYHRELKMTLTPVNFVSALAAYSRQEKRKQGNDVAAYGVDARQGAFSDGRKSLFVIAVGETARADHFSLNGYAKPTSPGLASIGDLINYGHAYSCGTDTAESVPCMFSGLGHDGFSNAKADARENLLDIFKRAGIDVLWRENQAGCKGVCARIPTETLTGLEAPTFYPSTANFDDVLVDGLEDRIAKLDRDTVIVLHMMGSHGPAYWKRYPENFETFKPACKDAQFSRCELASIINAYDNTILYTDHVLTRLIDVLKGASSHGVDAGMIYVSDHGESLGEKGMYLHGMPYVIAPEAQIHVPMVVWLSPEMKVSRGIEQGCLVSRSGNRVGHDNLFHSSLGIMGVATRVYDPSLDLFAACRKPAS, from the coding sequence GTGTTCAAACCGCGGCGCCCCGAGTTCTTGGCGCTTATCGTTGCGATCTATGCGGCGCTGGTTCTCAATCAGCCCTTCTGGCGGAAATTTATCGAGGTCGTTGATCCATCGCGGGTCAGCGATTGGCTGATCGTCGGCTCGGCGGCGGCTGCGATCGTGATCATCGCCTATCTCGTTCTCTTGGCGCTATCGGCGAGGCCGCTGTTGCGCTTCGTCGTGCTGCTGTTCTTGCCGGTGGCGGCAGCGGCTACGTACTTCATGAGCGAATACGGCATCGTCATCGATGCGCAAATGGTTCGCAATGTGTTCGAGACGGATACGCGCGAAGCCAACGATCTCATTACGCTGAAGCTTGTCGCGTATGTGGTGCTCCTCGGGCTGGTTCCGGCGATCTTGTTCTGGCTCACGCCGTGGACGAGGCAGTCGTTTCGCAGCGAGGCATTAGGCAAGCTCAAGGCGGCAGCTCTTTCGCTTGTCATCCTCGTTGGTGTGCTCGCGCCTGCATGGGGCGATTTCCTATCGCTGGCGCGCTATCACCGCGAACTCAAAATGACGTTGACGCCGGTCAATTTCGTTTCGGCACTCGCGGCCTATTCGCGGCAAGAGAAGCGCAAGCAAGGGAACGACGTTGCCGCCTATGGCGTGGATGCCCGGCAGGGCGCGTTCAGCGATGGCCGCAAATCGCTTTTCGTCATTGCGGTCGGTGAGACCGCGCGCGCGGATCATTTTTCGCTGAATGGCTATGCGAAGCCGACGAGCCCGGGATTGGCGTCAATTGGCGATCTCATCAACTATGGGCACGCCTACTCGTGTGGCACGGATACGGCGGAGTCCGTGCCGTGCATGTTTTCGGGGCTCGGTCATGACGGCTTCTCGAACGCGAAGGCGGACGCGCGCGAAAATCTTCTCGACATCTTCAAGCGTGCAGGCATCGACGTCCTGTGGCGCGAAAATCAAGCGGGATGCAAGGGTGTCTGTGCGCGTATCCCGACGGAGACACTGACCGGGCTCGAGGCTCCGACGTTCTATCCGAGCACCGCCAATTTCGATGACGTTCTCGTCGACGGTCTCGAGGATCGCATCGCGAAGCTCGATCGGGATACGGTGATCGTGCTGCATATGATGGGCAGTCATGGTCCGGCGTATTGGAAGCGATATCCGGAAAATTTCGAGACGTTCAAGCCGGCGTGCAAGGATGCGCAGTTCAGCCGTTGCGAGCTTGCGAGCATCATCAACGCTTACGACAATACGATCCTCTACACCGATCATGTTCTGACGCGCCTCATCGACGTGCTGAAGGGCGCGTCGAGCCACGGCGTCGATGCGGGCATGATCTATGTTTCAGATCACGGCGAAAGTCTTGGCGAGAAGGGCATGTATCTTCACGGCATGCCGTATGTCATCGCGCCTGAAGCGCAGATCCATGTGCCCATGGTCGTCTGGCTTTCTCCGGAGATGAAGGTGTCGCGCGGTATCGAGCAAGGCTGCCTGGTCAGCCGGAGTGGAAACCGGGTCGGGCACGACAATCTTTTTCATTCGAGCCTCGGGATCATGGGCGTGGCGACCCGCGTTTACGATCCGTCACTCGATCTCTTTGCGGCGTGCCGAAAGCCCGCGTCCTGA